The genomic interval TCATTCACGCCCGCTGCTTTTCGTTCCCCTTCCCCCTTTTATATTTTACCGAAAAATTTTGTAACTTTGTTACATGCCTTTATTTAAAGAACGAGAAAAGTTAAAAAACGTAGTAAATAAAAGGGTTTCGCTAAATCGCAGAAAGTTACAAAACATGGTTACAAAGTAGATACGAAAAATACAAGTTTGTTACAAAATCGAGGTTTTTGTATCCTTCTCAGGTGCCTGGCTTGGTGCTAGAAGCATCAGTTACAAAAGATACAATCTGTTTTTGAATGAACAGAGGTTTGTTACAGGTTTGTAGCGGATACAAAGTTACTGAGTTACAGAGTGTTAGTCTCTGATTTTGGCAAAGTTACGAAAATACAAATTTTTTCGGTCAAATTAAATCAGATGGAAGAGAGAAAACAGGAAGAGCAAAGAAAGACTGATGGTAAAACATACAGGAAAATGCATATTTTTTTGACAAAATGTAGTAAATATACAAGAAAATGAATATTTGTGCCTACAATTTTTTTTAAGCAGCTGATAATTAATATAATAAAATTTACTATCTTTGCACTGAATTTCAGATTTACTATATGATTACTACTAAGATTCTGGTCGATCCATACCTGGCGCAATGGCTTAACGCTAAGTATTATGACAGGACGGTAGGGGCTGTGAGGTTCCCGCCTCACACTGACTTGTACGAGAAGGTCTATGACGTAATGACTGTCAGGCCACTTCTCGTATCGCCTGTGGATGAGGGTAATCTTTGTATCGCACTTCCGGATAAACGGGACGGTAACTTCGCTTTCGGCAAGAATCCGGAGAAATACAACTATATATCGGCTCATGGTGCCAGGATCCTGAACAAGCGGTTTAAGTGTATGTTCTGGGCAGAGGTTCATGAACTGATGGATGAGAACAAGCACCTTCACGGCATCGACTATCAGGACACTGCATATCTTCTGGTAAAACGCTATGACCTGACGGGAATATCTGACGAGGGTTTGCTGAAAAACTACCAGCGATGGAAGGATAAAATGCGCAGATCCAAGAAACGTGACTATAAAAAGCGTAAATAAAGTTAAAATCGAGGATTTATTTTACCGACACACCCCATCGTTTTGTCGGTTATCTGAGGTAATTTTGTCGGAATGAGAATAAGGCTATGAAACAGAAAGTGGTATCGGTTGCACACAGTATCAAACTGTGGCCAGTGGAGAATGTATTGCAGTATGCCGTGGTATCTGCTAAGGCTGTGTTTCAGACTAAGGGGACACCGCATATCCTGGAACTGGTTCCGGGAAGTCTTAAGGTGACGGATGATCCAGATGCGGCTACTGGCGTGTATAACAAAAAATTGACATTCAAGGTTCAGCATCCGGATAATTCGCATACCTCTTTATTATATATGCTCACTTCTGGATGGTTCGTCGCTGAGTATGTCGATGAGAATGGAAATGGAAGAATCGCAGGATCGCCAGGTTATCCGCTTGCATTTTCGTTCAAGTATATTGGAGGCCTCTATGAGTGTACGATGCAGGGGAAAGGCCAGATCGCCGATCCTTATACCTTATAATATATAGGTCTTTCATTATAAGGATATAATTTGCTTTCTTTGCCTAAAATTTTAGGCAAGGTGGATAAGATTTATAATTTTCTGACTGAAAAGTGGCTGATAGCAGACGAGAGTTTTGCTCGTTTGCTGGCTACTGTGTTGCCTGCAATAAAAGCCGGTAACACGAACGACGTGGAGAAACGCCTTACAAACGAGATCACTGCATACGCCACCACACCATATCTGGCAGACAGATGGGAGCTGGATGATGGCAGCCTGCCTGCAAACAGCGTGGCTGTGATCAATCTGGAAGGCCCGCTCTACTCATGGGAGACGTTCCGACTGGAGAGACTGCTGATCCAGGCGCTCAATAACGACAAGATAGCCGGTGTAGTGCTGTGGATAAACGGACCTGGTGGCATGGCGCTTCATGTGGATATCGCTGCAGCACTTATCGAGAAGGCAGAGAAACCAATAGCGGCATATATCGCCGGTACGATGGCCAGTGCTCATTTCTGGATAGGTACGGCTGCAGCCAGGACGTTCATTGCTTCACCGCTCTGTACGGTAGGCAGCGTGGGAACGATGGGGACTTACATGAACTTCAAGGAGTTCTACAAGTTGAACGGGATAGACTATCGGGACATCTATCCGGATTCCTCGGATCTCAAAAACAGATGGTTCCGCGATATTGCTGAGAAGAACGACGAGACCAGGGTAAAAAAAGAACTGGAGGATCTTCATTCTCACTTCGCTAAGGACGTGGCAAAATACCTGGGTATCGAGTATAATCCGGAGGAACCTGTGTTCCGTGGAGAGATATTCAACGGTGATGAAGCCGTGAATGCCGGTTATGTGGACCAGTTCGGATCATTCCAGGATGCCGTGACATGGGTACTGGCTCAGGCTACTATCAGGGAAACAAGTTTAATTGTTCCATAATTTTCTAATTTTTAATAACTCACAGTTTATGAAGTTCAAGACTTTTACAGCAGCCATTCTGGCGATCCTGGGGATCACAGAGTGGACAAAATCG from Prevotella sp. E13-27 carries:
- a CDS encoding S49 family peptidase — protein: MDKIYNFLTEKWLIADESFARLLATVLPAIKAGNTNDVEKRLTNEITAYATTPYLADRWELDDGSLPANSVAVINLEGPLYSWETFRLERLLIQALNNDKIAGVVLWINGPGGMALHVDIAAALIEKAEKPIAAYIAGTMASAHFWIGTAAARTFIASPLCTVGSVGTMGTYMNFKEFYKLNGIDYRDIYPDSSDLKNRWFRDIAEKNDETRVKKELEDLHSHFAKDVAKYLGIEYNPEEPVFRGEIFNGDEAVNAGYVDQFGSFQDAVTWVLAQATIRETSLIVP